Proteins from a single region of Runella sp. SP2:
- the hisC gene encoding histidinol-phosphate transaminase, whose protein sequence is MIFDLASILRPHILNLVPYSSARDEYTGKEGVFLDANENPYQSVNGQQWNRYPDPYQWAIKEKLAPIKGVRPSQIFLGNGSDEPIDLLVRATCTPREDNILIMPPTYGMYQVSADINDVPIIKVPLTPDFQIDTEKVLAAVTPKTKIIWICSPNNPSGNLVKREAILTILANFSGLVVVDEAYIDFAEVPESLELSGSLTASFTNELDNYPNLIVLQTFSKAWGLASLRLGMCFASEEIIRVLNKIKPPYNLSGATQAILLEALDFVEIKNQLVKEILAERERLAQELVVIPTVKHIYPSDANFLLVKFEKAKQLFDDLIEQKIIVRDRSKVTLCEDCLRITVGTSEENNVLLEALKILSK, encoded by the coding sequence ATGATATTTGATTTAGCTTCGATTCTTCGTCCACACATTTTGAATTTGGTACCTTATTCCTCGGCGCGCGATGAATATACGGGCAAAGAAGGGGTGTTTTTGGATGCCAATGAAAACCCGTACCAATCGGTGAATGGGCAGCAGTGGAACCGCTACCCTGACCCTTACCAATGGGCTATTAAAGAAAAACTTGCTCCTATCAAAGGGGTTCGTCCTAGTCAAATATTCTTAGGAAATGGCTCTGACGAACCGATAGATTTGCTCGTTCGGGCTACTTGTACGCCGCGCGAGGATAATATTCTCATCATGCCGCCCACTTATGGCATGTATCAGGTAAGCGCTGATATTAATGATGTTCCTATTATTAAAGTACCGCTGACGCCTGATTTTCAAATTGATACTGAAAAAGTGTTGGCAGCTGTTACGCCAAAGACCAAAATTATTTGGATTTGTTCCCCCAACAATCCCAGTGGAAATTTGGTAAAACGGGAAGCCATTTTGACCATTTTGGCCAATTTTTCAGGTTTGGTCGTGGTGGATGAAGCTTATATTGATTTTGCTGAAGTTCCCGAAAGTTTAGAACTTTCGGGAAGTTTGACGGCCTCATTTACCAACGAATTGGACAATTACCCCAATCTTATCGTACTTCAAACGTTTTCTAAAGCGTGGGGGTTGGCTTCGTTGCGTTTAGGGATGTGCTTTGCGTCGGAAGAAATCATCAGAGTACTTAATAAAATTAAGCCTCCTTACAATCTCAGCGGGGCTACTCAGGCGATTTTGTTGGAAGCCCTCGATTTTGTAGAAATCAAAAATCAGTTGGTGAAAGAAATTTTAGCCGAAAGAGAGAGGTTAGCGCAGGAGTTGGTTGTCATACCTACAGTGAAGCATATTTATCCGTCAGACGCTAATTTTTTATTGGTAAAATTTGAGAAAGCCAAGCAGCTCTTTGATGATTTAATTGAACAAAAAATCATCGTCCGCGACCGCTCGAAAGTAACCCTTTGCGAAGATTGCCTGCGCATAACGGTTGGGACAAGCGAGGAAAATAATGTACTACTGGAAGCGTTAAAAATACTAAGCAAATAA